GGGCGCTAAGAGTGTATGAGAAAAACGGGTTTGTCCGCGGCAAGCTTTTACCGGAGCGCGAATGGCATGAAGGCGAGCGGAGAGACTGCTGGCTTTTATCATATACGCCTACATAAATCTGTACGGAATGATTAATAAGGAGATGTAGATCATGAAGAATCAATATACCCTCCTGGGAGCTGCCCTGATTCTGGGACTTAGCCTGGTTGGAGGCAGTTACGTAATTAGTCATGGGCTGCAGATGCAGCCGCAGGCGCAGGTGGATACGCAAGATGAGCACCCGTTGATGACGCTTGCAGAGACCGCACGCTTCCTGCGGCTGAGTGAGGATCAGGTGAAGAATATAATGAAGGCAGAGAATGCCATGCTGCGCAATGACGGCCCTTTCGAGGGGATGAAGCTCCCTTATCTCAAGGTGGATAACGAGTTTTTGTTCAATAAGCAGCAGGTAATGCTCTGGATTCAGGCGGCTTCGCAGGAGAAAAGGGTGTATATGGGAGAGAAGCTGATCAGTAAATAGAGAGGGGCTGAGTGGAGGGAGCGCGTAATGAAATTTTTCACTATACCATGGTATGAGGAGATGCAGGTGCGCGGGTTCATGGTCTTCCCGGAGACGGAGCAGGACTGGCTGGAGGATGTCGCCTGGCATGTGGCGGAAGGCATCAGCTATGAGGAGCGGGCGCAGGATGCGCTGGACTATCACAAGGCAGACTTGCTGAAGTATCTTCCTGAATATTTCCATGCTTCCATCCATGAGGGAACGCTCAAAGCGGTTTATCCGGCTCCTGAATTCAGGGAACGCGCAGAACAATGGTGCCGGGAGGCGGATGAGCGGATACAGGCGAAGTTCATCGAATACCGCCGAGGCTACGAAGCTATTAAAAACAAGCTCCCCGCACAAGCGGTCCAGTTAGCCGAGGGTTCTCTGCATGACGCCCGCGTCATCTCCTGCTCTGAGCCTGAGGAGGGCATCGTGGAGTTAGTGCTGGATTGCAGCGGAGCTATGCATTATCAGTGTGATGTGCTGCTCAGATTCACCGGGGTGAGCGGACTTAGCCTGCCGGATCGAATCGCGGGAAAGGTCTGGTTGTATGATGAAATCTGTGCAGTGGAGCAGGGGTTCGAGCTGGGGGTCCTGATGGATTCCCCGCTTTGGGAGTTCAGCATTACTGCGCAGGATGTATCGATTGAGCTGCCGGGTTCACCCCCGTTTGAAGCGTTATTATAGGATATGTTTGTTCAGAAGTCCTGCCGGTTGGCAGGGCTATTTGTATTTTCCAAAAGTAATTGACAAACATATATAGTGCTACTATACTTAAGTTAGTTAATGTGTAACGGAAATAGTTACAGGGCATGAATGGGTTTGAATAGGCTGGAATGACAGAGGAATAAACAGCTAACACTAAGCGGTATGAAGCAGGAAATGGAACCAGTGGCATTAATCCATCAATATTAATCAGGAGGGATTCAGATGACAGCAACAGCAGTATTACCGCAAGAATTGGAGATTGGACGGGTACAGATCCGGGTAAGCAACCTGGAGCGGTCGCTTGACTTTTATCAGAATGTGGTAGGCTTGAAGATTCTGCGGCAGGAAGGGCGCGAGGCGCAGATGACTGCTGACGGCAAGCAGGTGCTGCTTGTACTGCGCGAGATTGAGCAGGCCCGGATTCTGCGGCGGAATTCAGCTGCGGGCTTGTATCATTTTGCGATTCTGCTGCCGGACCGCCCGAGTCTGGGCCTGGTGCTCCGCAATCTGATCGCTTCGGGCATCCAAGTCGGCCAGGGAGATCACCTGGTCAGTGAAGCCCTGTATATCGAGGACCCGGACAACAATGGCATTGAGCTATACCGCGACCGGCCCCGCGATACCTGGAAATATGAAGCCGGCGGACATGTGGTGATGACCACTGATCCGGTCGATGTAGACGGCCTGCTGGCTGCTTCAGAGGGACTGAGCTGGAGCGGATTGCCTGCCGGTACCGTAATCGGCCATGTTCACTTCCATGTCGGTGATCTGGCAGAGGCCAAGCGGTTCTATGTGGATGCGCTGGGATTCGAGGTTACAGCCAACTACGGAGCGGCGGCCTTGTTCATCTCCGCAGGCGGATACCACCATCATATGGGGCTGAATATCTGGGCAGGCCAGGGAGCGCCCGCTGCTCCTGCCAATGCGGCTGGTATCGACTACTTCACGCTGCTGCTCCCTGACAGCGGGGCCGTGCAGCAGGTGGCTGAACGTGTGAAGCAGGCCGGCTACGCGGTGGAAGAAGCTGATGGGATCGTTACATTGAAGGACCCCTGGAATATAGGGATCAAGCTTCTAGTTAGTCGCTAATGTGACCGGTAACGTTAACGGGAGGTACAAGCGGAGGATATTGATCTCCGCCGTGCCTTCCGTTTCTTGGCGTCTAATCAGGCCTGTAGCCGTCTGTACAGAGGTCTGGTGTATAGGTTATTATTATGTTCAGACTTAGGACCGGGAGATGATAGGCTTGGAGACTTTTCTTGCTGTACTGCTGCTGCTGGGCTTGATCGCAGTATCGAATATCGTGAACCGGTTCATTCCGTTTGTTCCGGTTCCGCTGATTCAGATTGGACTTGGCATTATTGCCGCACTGATTCCGACGGGAATACATATGCATTTTGAACCAGAGCTGTTTTTCGTGCTGTTCATTGCTCCGCTGCTCTTCAATGACGGGCGGCGGACGCCGCGCGATGAGCTGTGGAATCTGCGGGCGCCGATTCTGCTGCTGGCGCTTGGGCTCGTATTCGTCACCGTCTTTGTCGCAGGCTATGCGATCAACTGGATGATTCCTTCCATTCCGCTGGCTGCTTCCTTCGCGCTGGCGGCGATCCTGTCTCCTACGGATGCGGTAGCGGTTGGCGCGCTGGCAGGCAGAGTGCATCTGCCGAAGAGCATCCACCGGATTCTTGAAGGGGAATCGCTGATGAACGACGCCTCCGGCCTGGTGGCCTTCAAATTTGCGATTGCGGCCATGGTTACCGGTGTCTTTTCCCTGCCTAAGGCTTCGCTCAGCTTCGTGCTAATCGCCGCCGGAGGGCTGTTGCTTGGCGCAGTACTGTCATTCCTGCTGATCCGGGTCAGTGTGTTCATCCGCAGGTTCGGGATGGAGGATGTGACGATCCATGTGCTGCTGCAGATTCTTACGCCGTTCATCATCTACCTGATCAGTGAAGAGGTCGGGGTATCCGGCATTCTCGCTGTGGTGGCCGGCGGCATCATGTTCGCTATTGAGAAGGACCGCACGGTGTCCCCGCAATATAAGCTGCAGCTTGTATCCGCCAGTACCTGGTCTGTATTGCTGATGGTCCTGAACGGTCTGGTATTCCTGATTCTGGGCGTATCTGTACCGGATGTGGTTGGGGTCATCTACAAAGACCCGGCGCTCAACAACTTCATGGTTGCCGGGTATGTCCTGGCGATTACTGCGCTGCTTATTGTCGTACGTTTCCTGTGGGTCTATGGTTATTCCTTATATGAGAGCAAGCGCCGGAAGGCGGAGAAGGCGCCGCTCCGCTCGCAGATTATTACGTCGATCTCCGGTGTCCGGGGAGCGGTGACCCTGGCAGGGGCCTTCTCTATTCCGCTGGTGCTGGGTGACGGCGTCACCCCGTTCCCGGAACGTGATCTGATC
This region of Paenibacillus sp. FSL K6-1096 genomic DNA includes:
- a CDS encoding DUF4085 family protein — protein: MKFFTIPWYEEMQVRGFMVFPETEQDWLEDVAWHVAEGISYEERAQDALDYHKADLLKYLPEYFHASIHEGTLKAVYPAPEFRERAEQWCREADERIQAKFIEYRRGYEAIKNKLPAQAVQLAEGSLHDARVISCSEPEEGIVELVLDCSGAMHYQCDVLLRFTGVSGLSLPDRIAGKVWLYDEICAVEQGFELGVLMDSPLWEFSITAQDVSIELPGSPPFEALL
- a CDS encoding VOC family protein, producing MTATAVLPQELEIGRVQIRVSNLERSLDFYQNVVGLKILRQEGREAQMTADGKQVLLVLREIEQARILRRNSAAGLYHFAILLPDRPSLGLVLRNLIASGIQVGQGDHLVSEALYIEDPDNNGIELYRDRPRDTWKYEAGGHVVMTTDPVDVDGLLAASEGLSWSGLPAGTVIGHVHFHVGDLAEAKRFYVDALGFEVTANYGAAALFISAGGYHHHMGLNIWAGQGAPAAPANAAGIDYFTLLLPDSGAVQQVAERVKQAGYAVEEADGIVTLKDPWNIGIKLLVSR
- a CDS encoding Na+/H+ antiporter, translated to MIGLETFLAVLLLLGLIAVSNIVNRFIPFVPVPLIQIGLGIIAALIPTGIHMHFEPELFFVLFIAPLLFNDGRRTPRDELWNLRAPILLLALGLVFVTVFVAGYAINWMIPSIPLAASFALAAILSPTDAVAVGALAGRVHLPKSIHRILEGESLMNDASGLVAFKFAIAAMVTGVFSLPKASLSFVLIAAGGLLLGAVLSFLLIRVSVFIRRFGMEDVTIHVLLQILTPFIIYLISEEVGVSGILAVVAGGIMFAIEKDRTVSPQYKLQLVSASTWSVLLMVLNGLVFLILGVSVPDVVGVIYKDPALNNFMVAGYVLAITALLIVVRFLWVYGYSLYESKRRKAEKAPLRSQIITSISGVRGAVTLAGAFSIPLVLGDGVTPFPERDLIIALAAGVILVSLVIASIFLPLLASREETIVQPAAAGSPASTELAARNVVIDAGMSMLRSLVSESPEQARQPVLLEFTDKIDRICAARADHDPADEELRRKAVEARMNALEAERTELRRIMENGAIPEPVAVKMEELLDHTESLLCQRLNTQLRFSLTEIQRLFSGLFSGKLGGGESRAALQNAEAARTAKMAMCRAAISAVSDNMSEENREASQKIIGKYQQMEARLAQGEGWIKDGVVDDGKLELKLQAIQEQRNTVQEMYQNGAINLKVAGRLRRFVDQLETSIWED